The Haloarcula sp. CBA1129 genome includes a region encoding these proteins:
- a CDS encoding permease: MSGYRDTLTSLYREYVGEPAKERDIYVGFGLFFAGVTLAIVGFCLFLYSNVLESGSTLYWQIREVALVVGFIGLPSVLLSVVVLLPVGFKTRIVSAAGTLFCLAATIILVDVFPYGWTNSGGINGSVWTISVYATGLVMLAASTGAALVAHYLEKATSTGESTEPVESAESESESVSKADVDNDIEQALEGAELSWGGVEQQPKTKRLNLDMPETDSDLDRTAIENSEATTTRADSNDVDDAVDGLRQLQGGQSKTERSAGTEDQVNALTQFRNEQGEDDDVETGVKEQQGIVSRLRSWFFE, translated from the coding sequence GTGTCGGGCTATCGTGACACGCTTACATCGCTTTATCGCGAATATGTCGGTGAACCAGCCAAAGAGCGAGACATCTATGTTGGATTTGGCCTCTTCTTCGCTGGGGTCACGCTTGCCATCGTCGGATTCTGCCTCTTTCTGTACAGTAACGTTCTAGAATCCGGGAGCACACTGTACTGGCAGATTCGTGAGGTTGCGCTCGTCGTCGGGTTCATCGGACTGCCCTCCGTGCTGTTGAGCGTCGTCGTGCTCCTCCCGGTCGGTTTCAAAACTCGGATCGTTAGTGCCGCTGGCACGTTATTCTGTCTCGCCGCAACCATAATTCTGGTTGATGTCTTTCCGTATGGATGGACGAATAGTGGCGGAATCAACGGTAGCGTCTGGACAATCAGCGTTTACGCCACTGGGCTGGTCATGCTTGCGGCCTCGACAGGGGCGGCGCTGGTTGCACACTACCTCGAGAAAGCGACAAGCACAGGCGAGTCAACTGAACCGGTTGAGTCGGCCGAGAGCGAGTCTGAGTCTGTCAGCAAAGCAGATGTGGACAACGATATCGAACAGGCACTAGAAGGGGCGGAACTATCGTGGGGTGGCGTCGAACAGCAGCCCAAAACTAAGCGGTTAAATCTGGATATGCCAGAAACGGACTCGGACCTCGATCGGACGGCTATCGAGAATTCTGAGGCAACCACGACCCGAGCCGACAGCAATGATGTTGATGACGCGGTGGATGGGCTCAGGCAGCTACAGGGTGGCCAATCAAAGACTGAGCGAAGCGCCGGCACCGAAGATCAGGTCAACGCTCTCACGCAGTTTCGAAATGAGCAGGGCGAAGATGACGATGTGGAAACCGGTGTCAAAGAGCAACAAGGCATTGTTAGTCGTCTTCGGTCATGGTTTTTTGAATAA